The Girardinichthys multiradiatus isolate DD_20200921_A chromosome 6, DD_fGirMul_XY1, whole genome shotgun sequence genome window below encodes:
- the sugp1 gene encoding SURP and G-patch domain-containing protein 1 isoform X1 yields MESGDAGRGGWMSRPPQQQKNKMNMNILRQEKLIAQKKKEIEERMAEQAKLNAQTTSKSLPPSLPIPQGASSNKFANDGSFLQQFMKMQKEKANNASDSTSEPRAPLSSTSSPTGNTLQKKSVLVGQRSGIKVSKMLSQFKSYSQPKKNPVLSQRPSVFSSPDDEDEDEETDYSKFLEMKVSPPKDSDTRLIINKMASFVAEGGPELEKKAMEDYRDDPVFSFLFDKSSLEYLYFKHRVAVLKKDLQKSEDKSENVSPPVDVETQQIIDNLARFVAEGGPEVEAIAIERNRENPAFSFLYDQQSPAYRLYRKKLQEYRSTSDSSSPPPEDSRTDVQRPAVSSATGISPQWNSTSVPQNQDLETPPVKRKRKSRWGSEDDKVQLPIPPIVIPQDINVPDPNTPSLSVQELSGLGYKKGKPLGLVGVTELSEDQKKQIKEQQEMQEMYEMIMKHKRAMADMQKLWEKAIRDHQHEYDSDEDVDQDAGTWEHQLRKMEMEKTREWAESLTEMGKGKHFIGDFLPPEELEKFMETFKALKEGRDPDYSEYKEFKLTVENLGFQMLMKMGWKEGEGLGSEGQGIKAPVNKGTTALNGAGFGVERPAELAKGDDEYDAFRKRMMLAYRFRPNPLNNPRRPYY; encoded by the exons ATGGAGTCTGGCGATGCAG GACGAGGAGGGTGGATGTCAAGACCACCTCAGcagcaaaaaaacaagatgaaCATGAATATTCTTCGGCAAGAGAAACTGATAgcacaaaagaaaaaggagatTGAAGAAAGAATGGCAGAGCAAGCAAAACTGAATGCTCAGACAACAAGCAAGTCCCTACCTCCAAG TTTGCCCATTCCACAGGGAGCGTCTTCAAATAAATTTGCAAATGATGGAAGCTTCTTACAGCAGTTCATGAAGATGCAAAAAGAGAAAGCTAATAATGCGTCGG ATTCCACCAGTGAACCCAGGGCTCCTTTAAGTTCAACTTCATCTCCAACGGGAAACACTTTGCAGAAAAAGAGCGTTTTGGTTGGCCAGCGGTCTGGGATTAAAGTTAGCAAAATGCTTAGTCAGTTCAAGAGCTACTCCCAGCCCAAGAAGAACCCTGTTCTCAGCCAAAGGCCTAGCGTGTTTTCCTCTCctgatgatgaagatgaggacGAGGAGACTGATTACTCCAAGTTCTTAGAGATGAAAG TCTCTCCCCCAAAGGATTCAGACACCAGACTCATTATCAACAAGATGGCCTCTTTCGTGGCAGAAGGAGGACCTGAGCTGGAGAAGAAGGCAATGGAGGACTACAGAGATGATCCTGTGTTCTC GTTCTTATTTGATAAAAGCAGCTTGGAGTATCTCTACTTCAAACACCGAGTTGCAGTTTTGAAGAAGGATTTGCAGAAATCTGAGGATAAATCAGAAAAtg TCTCCCCCCCAGTGGACGTGGAAACCCAGCAAATCATTGATAATCTGGCCCGGTTTGTGGCAGAGGGTGGCCCAGAGGTGGAAGCCATCGCCATTGAGCGCAACAGAGAAAATCCTGCATTCAG CTTTTTATACGACCAGCAAAGTCCGGCCTACCGTCTCTACAGAAAGAAACTACAGGAGTACCGCTCTACATCTGACAGCTCTTCACCACCACCAGAAGATTCCAGGACAGATGTTCAGCGTCCAGCTGTGTCTTCAGCAACAGGAATCTCTCCACAGTGGAACAGCACATCGGTGCCTCAAAATCAGGATTTAGAAACGCCTCCTGTCAAACGAaagaggaagagcagatgggggTCTGAAGATGACAAAGTGCAGTTGCCAATTCCTCCGATTGTTATTCCCCAAGACATTAATGTTCCAGATCCTAACACGCCCTCCCTATCTG TTCAGGAGCTGAGTGGTCTTGGTTATAAGAAGGGAAAGCCTCTTGGTTTGGTTGGCGTAACCGAATTGTCTGAGgaccagaaaaaacaaatcaaggaACAGCAAGAG ATGCAAGAGATGTATGAGATGATCATGAAGCACAAACGTGCAATGGCAGACATGCAGAAGTTGTGGGAGAAAGCCATTAGAGACCACCAGCATGAGTATGACAGTGACGAAGATGTGGACCAAGATGCCGGGACTTGGGAGCATCAGCTGAGAAAGATGGAAATGGAGAAGACACGGG AGTGGGCGGAGTCTCTAACAGAAATGGGGAAAGGCAAGCATTTCATTGGAGACTTCCTTCCCCCTGAAGAGCTGGAGAAATTCATGGAGACCTTCAAGGCGCTCAAG GAAGGCCGGGATCCAGACTACTCGGAGTATAAAGAGTTTAAGTTGACGGTGGAAAATCTTGGTTTCCAAATGCTCATGAAAATGGGCTGGAAGGAAGGAGAAGGCCTTGGCAGTGAAGGACAGGGAATCAAAGCTCCTGTTAACAA GGGCACTACTGCTTTGAACGGAGCAGGGTTCGGAGTTGAACGTCCAGCTGAGCTAGCAAAAGGAGATGATGAGTATGATGCTTTTAGAAAGAGGATGATGCTTGCCTACCGCTTCAGGCCCAATCCCCTG AATAATCCACGGAGGCCATATTACTGA
- the sugp1 gene encoding SURP and G-patch domain-containing protein 1 isoform X3 translates to MESGDAGRGGWMSRPPQQQKNKMNMNILRQEKLIAQKKKEIEERMAEQAKLNAQTTSKSLPPSLPIPQGASSNKFANDGSFLQQFMKMQKEKANNASDSTSEPRAPLSSTSSPTGNTLQKKSVLVGQRSGIKVSKMLSQFKSYSQPKKNPVLSQRPSVFSSPDDEDEDEETDYSKFLEMKVSPPKDSDTRLIINKMASFVAEGGPELEKKAMEDYRDDPVFSFLFDKSSLEYLYFKHRVAVLKKDLQKSEDKSENEGGPEVEAIAIERNRENPAFSFLYDQQSPAYRLYRKKLQEYRSTSDSSSPPPEDSRTDVQRPAVSSATGISPQWNSTSVPQNQDLETPPVKRKRKSRWGSEDDKVQLPIPPIVIPQDINVPDPNTPSLSVQELSGLGYKKGKPLGLVGVTELSEDQKKQIKEQQEMQEMYEMIMKHKRAMADMQKLWEKAIRDHQHEYDSDEDVDQDAGTWEHQLRKMEMEKTREWAESLTEMGKGKHFIGDFLPPEELEKFMETFKALKEGRDPDYSEYKEFKLTVENLGFQMLMKMGWKEGEGLGSEGQGIKAPVNKGTTALNGAGFGVERPAELAKGDDEYDAFRKRMMLAYRFRPNPLNNPRRPYY, encoded by the exons ATGGAGTCTGGCGATGCAG GACGAGGAGGGTGGATGTCAAGACCACCTCAGcagcaaaaaaacaagatgaaCATGAATATTCTTCGGCAAGAGAAACTGATAgcacaaaagaaaaaggagatTGAAGAAAGAATGGCAGAGCAAGCAAAACTGAATGCTCAGACAACAAGCAAGTCCCTACCTCCAAG TTTGCCCATTCCACAGGGAGCGTCTTCAAATAAATTTGCAAATGATGGAAGCTTCTTACAGCAGTTCATGAAGATGCAAAAAGAGAAAGCTAATAATGCGTCGG ATTCCACCAGTGAACCCAGGGCTCCTTTAAGTTCAACTTCATCTCCAACGGGAAACACTTTGCAGAAAAAGAGCGTTTTGGTTGGCCAGCGGTCTGGGATTAAAGTTAGCAAAATGCTTAGTCAGTTCAAGAGCTACTCCCAGCCCAAGAAGAACCCTGTTCTCAGCCAAAGGCCTAGCGTGTTTTCCTCTCctgatgatgaagatgaggacGAGGAGACTGATTACTCCAAGTTCTTAGAGATGAAAG TCTCTCCCCCAAAGGATTCAGACACCAGACTCATTATCAACAAGATGGCCTCTTTCGTGGCAGAAGGAGGACCTGAGCTGGAGAAGAAGGCAATGGAGGACTACAGAGATGATCCTGTGTTCTC GTTCTTATTTGATAAAAGCAGCTTGGAGTATCTCTACTTCAAACACCGAGTTGCAGTTTTGAAGAAGGATTTGCAGAAATCTGAGGATAAATCAGAAAAtg AGGGTGGCCCAGAGGTGGAAGCCATCGCCATTGAGCGCAACAGAGAAAATCCTGCATTCAG CTTTTTATACGACCAGCAAAGTCCGGCCTACCGTCTCTACAGAAAGAAACTACAGGAGTACCGCTCTACATCTGACAGCTCTTCACCACCACCAGAAGATTCCAGGACAGATGTTCAGCGTCCAGCTGTGTCTTCAGCAACAGGAATCTCTCCACAGTGGAACAGCACATCGGTGCCTCAAAATCAGGATTTAGAAACGCCTCCTGTCAAACGAaagaggaagagcagatgggggTCTGAAGATGACAAAGTGCAGTTGCCAATTCCTCCGATTGTTATTCCCCAAGACATTAATGTTCCAGATCCTAACACGCCCTCCCTATCTG TTCAGGAGCTGAGTGGTCTTGGTTATAAGAAGGGAAAGCCTCTTGGTTTGGTTGGCGTAACCGAATTGTCTGAGgaccagaaaaaacaaatcaaggaACAGCAAGAG ATGCAAGAGATGTATGAGATGATCATGAAGCACAAACGTGCAATGGCAGACATGCAGAAGTTGTGGGAGAAAGCCATTAGAGACCACCAGCATGAGTATGACAGTGACGAAGATGTGGACCAAGATGCCGGGACTTGGGAGCATCAGCTGAGAAAGATGGAAATGGAGAAGACACGGG AGTGGGCGGAGTCTCTAACAGAAATGGGGAAAGGCAAGCATTTCATTGGAGACTTCCTTCCCCCTGAAGAGCTGGAGAAATTCATGGAGACCTTCAAGGCGCTCAAG GAAGGCCGGGATCCAGACTACTCGGAGTATAAAGAGTTTAAGTTGACGGTGGAAAATCTTGGTTTCCAAATGCTCATGAAAATGGGCTGGAAGGAAGGAGAAGGCCTTGGCAGTGAAGGACAGGGAATCAAAGCTCCTGTTAACAA GGGCACTACTGCTTTGAACGGAGCAGGGTTCGGAGTTGAACGTCCAGCTGAGCTAGCAAAAGGAGATGATGAGTATGATGCTTTTAGAAAGAGGATGATGCTTGCCTACCGCTTCAGGCCCAATCCCCTG AATAATCCACGGAGGCCATATTACTGA
- the sugp1 gene encoding SURP and G-patch domain-containing protein 1 isoform X2, giving the protein MSRPPQQQKNKMNMNILRQEKLIAQKKKEIEERMAEQAKLNAQTTSKSLPPSLPIPQGASSNKFANDGSFLQQFMKMQKEKANNASDSTSEPRAPLSSTSSPTGNTLQKKSVLVGQRSGIKVSKMLSQFKSYSQPKKNPVLSQRPSVFSSPDDEDEDEETDYSKFLEMKVSPPKDSDTRLIINKMASFVAEGGPELEKKAMEDYRDDPVFSFLFDKSSLEYLYFKHRVAVLKKDLQKSEDKSENVSPPVDVETQQIIDNLARFVAEGGPEVEAIAIERNRENPAFSFLYDQQSPAYRLYRKKLQEYRSTSDSSSPPPEDSRTDVQRPAVSSATGISPQWNSTSVPQNQDLETPPVKRKRKSRWGSEDDKVQLPIPPIVIPQDINVPDPNTPSLSVQELSGLGYKKGKPLGLVGVTELSEDQKKQIKEQQEMQEMYEMIMKHKRAMADMQKLWEKAIRDHQHEYDSDEDVDQDAGTWEHQLRKMEMEKTREWAESLTEMGKGKHFIGDFLPPEELEKFMETFKALKEGRDPDYSEYKEFKLTVENLGFQMLMKMGWKEGEGLGSEGQGIKAPVNKGTTALNGAGFGVERPAELAKGDDEYDAFRKRMMLAYRFRPNPLNNPRRPYY; this is encoded by the exons ATGTCAAGACCACCTCAGcagcaaaaaaacaagatgaaCATGAATATTCTTCGGCAAGAGAAACTGATAgcacaaaagaaaaaggagatTGAAGAAAGAATGGCAGAGCAAGCAAAACTGAATGCTCAGACAACAAGCAAGTCCCTACCTCCAAG TTTGCCCATTCCACAGGGAGCGTCTTCAAATAAATTTGCAAATGATGGAAGCTTCTTACAGCAGTTCATGAAGATGCAAAAAGAGAAAGCTAATAATGCGTCGG ATTCCACCAGTGAACCCAGGGCTCCTTTAAGTTCAACTTCATCTCCAACGGGAAACACTTTGCAGAAAAAGAGCGTTTTGGTTGGCCAGCGGTCTGGGATTAAAGTTAGCAAAATGCTTAGTCAGTTCAAGAGCTACTCCCAGCCCAAGAAGAACCCTGTTCTCAGCCAAAGGCCTAGCGTGTTTTCCTCTCctgatgatgaagatgaggacGAGGAGACTGATTACTCCAAGTTCTTAGAGATGAAAG TCTCTCCCCCAAAGGATTCAGACACCAGACTCATTATCAACAAGATGGCCTCTTTCGTGGCAGAAGGAGGACCTGAGCTGGAGAAGAAGGCAATGGAGGACTACAGAGATGATCCTGTGTTCTC GTTCTTATTTGATAAAAGCAGCTTGGAGTATCTCTACTTCAAACACCGAGTTGCAGTTTTGAAGAAGGATTTGCAGAAATCTGAGGATAAATCAGAAAAtg TCTCCCCCCCAGTGGACGTGGAAACCCAGCAAATCATTGATAATCTGGCCCGGTTTGTGGCAGAGGGTGGCCCAGAGGTGGAAGCCATCGCCATTGAGCGCAACAGAGAAAATCCTGCATTCAG CTTTTTATACGACCAGCAAAGTCCGGCCTACCGTCTCTACAGAAAGAAACTACAGGAGTACCGCTCTACATCTGACAGCTCTTCACCACCACCAGAAGATTCCAGGACAGATGTTCAGCGTCCAGCTGTGTCTTCAGCAACAGGAATCTCTCCACAGTGGAACAGCACATCGGTGCCTCAAAATCAGGATTTAGAAACGCCTCCTGTCAAACGAaagaggaagagcagatgggggTCTGAAGATGACAAAGTGCAGTTGCCAATTCCTCCGATTGTTATTCCCCAAGACATTAATGTTCCAGATCCTAACACGCCCTCCCTATCTG TTCAGGAGCTGAGTGGTCTTGGTTATAAGAAGGGAAAGCCTCTTGGTTTGGTTGGCGTAACCGAATTGTCTGAGgaccagaaaaaacaaatcaaggaACAGCAAGAG ATGCAAGAGATGTATGAGATGATCATGAAGCACAAACGTGCAATGGCAGACATGCAGAAGTTGTGGGAGAAAGCCATTAGAGACCACCAGCATGAGTATGACAGTGACGAAGATGTGGACCAAGATGCCGGGACTTGGGAGCATCAGCTGAGAAAGATGGAAATGGAGAAGACACGGG AGTGGGCGGAGTCTCTAACAGAAATGGGGAAAGGCAAGCATTTCATTGGAGACTTCCTTCCCCCTGAAGAGCTGGAGAAATTCATGGAGACCTTCAAGGCGCTCAAG GAAGGCCGGGATCCAGACTACTCGGAGTATAAAGAGTTTAAGTTGACGGTGGAAAATCTTGGTTTCCAAATGCTCATGAAAATGGGCTGGAAGGAAGGAGAAGGCCTTGGCAGTGAAGGACAGGGAATCAAAGCTCCTGTTAACAA GGGCACTACTGCTTTGAACGGAGCAGGGTTCGGAGTTGAACGTCCAGCTGAGCTAGCAAAAGGAGATGATGAGTATGATGCTTTTAGAAAGAGGATGATGCTTGCCTACCGCTTCAGGCCCAATCCCCTG AATAATCCACGGAGGCCATATTACTGA